From a region of the Halanaerobium hydrogeniformans genome:
- a CDS encoding propanediol/glycerol family dehydratase large subunit — MKRSKRFLELEKRPISNDGFINEWPEAGLVAMEGPNDPKPSVRVENGKIVELDGKRREEFDMLDSFIADHTLDLDIVEDVMAQDSKELAHKIVDINVCRDEVKRFGLGMTPAKVVEVVGHMNVVEMMMAVQKMRARKTPSNQCHVTNVKDHPALLAADAAEAALRGFDEMETTVGIVRYAPSNAISIMVGSQTGRGGVLTQCAVEEAMELEMGMRGFTAYAETVSVYGTEQVFVDGDDTPWSKSFLASAYASRGLKMRYTSGTGSEAEMGFADGKSMLYLEARCLYMTKGAGVQGIQNGSISCIGVPGAVPSGVRAILAENLIAMLLDLECASGNDQTFTHSSTRRTARMLMQFLPGTDFVFSGYSAVPNYDNMFAGSTHDVDDYDDYLTLQRDLKVNGGLVPVDEEDVIKVRNKGVRALQAVFKEIGMPDITDEEVEAATYAHGSKDMPDRDVREDFRGIEEMLNKGTTGVQIVQALAKHGFEDVAENFFNLLKQRIAGDYLHTSAIFDENFHAISAVNDKNDYAGPGTGYRVSDELWEKLKNVRFAKDIDEIGE, encoded by the coding sequence GTGAAAAGGTCCAAGCGATTTTTAGAACTTGAAAAAAGGCCGATTAGTAATGATGGATTTATCAATGAATGGCCAGAAGCTGGTCTTGTGGCTATGGAAGGACCCAATGATCCAAAACCAAGCGTTAGAGTTGAAAATGGTAAAATAGTAGAGTTAGATGGTAAAAGAAGAGAAGAATTTGACATGTTAGACTCTTTTATTGCCGATCATACTCTTGATCTAGATATAGTTGAAGATGTTATGGCCCAGGATTCAAAAGAACTGGCTCATAAAATAGTAGACATAAATGTTTGTAGAGATGAGGTTAAGAGATTTGGTTTAGGTATGACCCCTGCTAAAGTTGTTGAAGTGGTTGGTCATATGAATGTTGTTGAAATGATGATGGCGGTTCAGAAGATGAGAGCTAGAAAAACTCCTTCTAACCAGTGCCATGTTACAAATGTAAAAGACCACCCAGCATTATTAGCTGCAGATGCAGCAGAAGCAGCTCTGCGTGGTTTTGATGAAATGGAAACAACAGTAGGTATAGTTAGATATGCGCCTTCTAACGCTATTTCAATCATGGTAGGTTCACAAACTGGCCGTGGTGGAGTTTTAACCCAGTGTGCTGTTGAGGAAGCTATGGAATTAGAAATGGGTATGCGTGGATTTACAGCCTATGCTGAAACAGTTTCAGTATATGGTACAGAGCAGGTATTTGTTGATGGTGATGATACACCATGGTCTAAGAGTTTCTTAGCATCTGCTTATGCATCCCGTGGATTAAAAATGAGATATACTTCTGGTACCGGTTCTGAAGCAGAAATGGGATTTGCTGATGGTAAATCTATGCTTTATCTTGAAGCTCGCTGCTTATATATGACCAAAGGTGCAGGAGTTCAGGGTATACAGAATGGTTCAATCAGTTGTATTGGTGTGCCCGGGGCAGTTCCATCCGGAGTTAGAGCAATTCTGGCTGAAAACTTAATTGCCATGTTACTTGACTTAGAGTGTGCATCTGGTAATGATCAGACATTTACTCACTCAAGTACAAGAAGAACTGCTAGAATGTTAATGCAGTTTTTGCCTGGTACTGACTTTGTATTCTCAGGTTACAGTGCTGTACCAAACTATGATAACATGTTTGCAGGTTCAACTCATGATGTTGATGACTATGATGACTATCTAACATTACAGCGTGACTTAAAAGTTAATGGTGGATTAGTACCTGTAGATGAAGAAGATGTTATTAAAGTTAGAAACAAAGGTGTTAGAGCTTTACAGGCAGTATTTAAAGAAATCGGTATGCCTGATATTACAGATGAAGAAGTAGAGGCTGCAACATATGCCCACGGTAGTAAAGATATGCCTGACCGTGATGTAAGAGAAGATTTCAGAGGTATAGAAGAAATGCTCAATAAAGGAACCACAGGTGTTCAAATCGTACAGGCACTTGCTAAACATGGATTTGAAGATGTAGCTGAAAACTTCTTTAATCTCTTAAAACAGAGAATTGCTGGAGATTATCTCCATACATCAGCGATCTTTGATGAAAACTTCCATGCAATAAGTGCTGTTAATGATAAAAATGATTATGCAGGTCCTGGAACAGGATATAGAGTTTCTGATGAACTCTGGGAAAAACTTAAAAATGTTAGATTCGCTAAAGATATTGACGAAATAGGAGAATAA
- a CDS encoding propanediol/glycerol family dehydratase medium subunit has product MQLNEDAIRQIVVDVVSGMTDKGGNSASTKTSTARSGNMTLKEVGLAKEGKSSDEVVIAIAPAFGTHLSKTMTEQNHSDVLREVMAGIEEEGIKARVVKNYITADVGFMGHKAAQLSGSGIGIGLQSKGTILIHQKDLNPLSNLELFPQAPLIDLETFRQIGTNAARYAKGENPDPVPTRNDQMARPKYQAISAVLYNKEVKFLYENKKIVEVEVTFK; this is encoded by the coding sequence ATGCAATTAAATGAAGATGCTATTCGCCAGATCGTTGTCGATGTTGTATCAGGAATGACAGATAAAGGTGGAAACTCTGCTTCAACTAAAACTTCCACTGCTAGATCTGGGAATATGACTTTAAAAGAAGTAGGATTGGCCAAGGAAGGTAAAAGTAGTGATGAAGTAGTTATTGCAATAGCACCAGCTTTTGGAACTCATTTATCTAAAACCATGACAGAACAGAATCATTCAGATGTTTTAAGAGAAGTTATGGCTGGTATAGAAGAAGAAGGTATCAAAGCCAGGGTTGTTAAAAATTATATTACCGCAGATGTTGGGTTTATGGGACATAAAGCTGCTCAATTAAGTGGTTCAGGGATAGGAATCGGGTTACAATCTAAAGGTACTATTTTAATTCATCAGAAAGATTTAAATCCACTTTCTAACTTAGAATTATTCCCACAGGCACCACTTATTGACCTGGAAACATTCAGACAGATTGGTACAAATGCTGCAAGATATGCTAAAGGTGAAAACCCTGATCCAGTACCTACAAGAAATGATCAGATGGCCAGACCTAAGTATCAGGCAATATCTGCAGTACTATATAACAAAGAAGTTAAGTTCCTTTACGAGAACAAAAAAATTGTAGAAGTTGAGGTAACATTCAAATAA
- a CDS encoding diol dehydratase small subunit: MDKELVESIVRNVLSNLDEGQSSPSKSSKKSTGGNGLTDKDYPLGEKRKDLVKTPTGKSLDDVKFADIISGKTDGSELKITADTLNYQAEIARSVDREQFAKNLERAAELTRVEDERILEIYNQLRPYRSTKQELLDIADELENKYDAVINAQLIREAADVYEKRNRLKGDR, from the coding sequence ATGGATAAAGAGTTAGTTGAATCTATTGTACGCAATGTGCTCAGTAATCTTGATGAAGGTCAAAGTAGCCCTTCAAAAAGTTCAAAGAAAAGTACTGGAGGTAATGGTTTAACAGATAAAGATTATCCTCTAGGAGAAAAAAGAAAAGATCTTGTAAAAACTCCTACAGGAAAATCACTTGATGATGTTAAGTTTGCCGATATAATCTCAGGTAAAACTGATGGTTCAGAACTTAAAATTACAGCTGATACATTAAACTATCAGGCTGAAATCGCAAGATCTGTTGATAGAGAACAGTTTGCAAAAAATCTAGAAAGAGCTGCTGAATTAACCAGAGTAGAAGATGAGAGAATTCTTGAAATTTATAATCAGCTTCGCCCTTATCGTTCAACCAAGCAGGAACTTTTAGATATTGCAGACGAATTAGAAAATAAGTATGATGCGGTAATTAATGCTCAATTGATCCGTGAAGCAGCAGATGTTTATGAAAAGAGAAACAGACTAAAAGGTGATAGATAA
- a CDS encoding diol dehydratase reactivase subunit alpha, whose protein sequence is MEYIVGVDIGNSTTEVAIGKVDKEKENIDFISDGIYKTTGLKGTIDNIDGILNSLNSALDKVNLSYDDLALIRLNEATPVIGDLAMETITETVITESTMIGHDPWTPGGIGLGVGVTTLVDDIDDCKAGDDVILIIPGSVDFADAANIINQAKERGVNVNGAVAQKDDAVLIVNRLDETIPVIDEVKYIDRIPLAKKAAVEVARPGGTIDKLSNPYGIATIFDLDSEDTKHIFPVARSLIGNRSAVVIRTPAGDIEERKIPAGEIVIIGDRGKSEIGIDAGAEEIMDSLEKIHPIEDVKGQPGTNVGGMLDRVKVTMSKVTDQPLEDIRIKDILAVNTFVPKEVKGGLAEEYAMENAVGLAAMVKTSQLPMRKIADKLEDETNVEVEIAGVEANMAILGALTTPGTDKPFVILDMGGGSTDAAMVTNRDNIYTTHLAGAGDMTSLLINIELGLGDINLAELIKKNPLAKVESVFHVRHEDGSVSFFDEPLAPKLFGRVIILSDDDKIPIPTDHSLDKIRQVRRDAKNDVFVRNSIRALKRIIPTGNIRDIDFVVMVGGSAIDFEIPTMISNQLSEYGVVAGRGNIRGVMGPRNAVATGLVLSYLETEGSVIDE, encoded by the coding sequence ATGGAATATATTGTAGGGGTCGATATTGGCAACTCTACTACAGAAGTTGCTATCGGAAAAGTGGATAAAGAAAAAGAGAATATTGACTTTATTTCAGATGGGATATATAAAACAACTGGTTTAAAGGGCACCATTGATAACATAGATGGTATTCTTAATTCTTTAAACTCTGCTTTAGATAAGGTTAATCTGAGCTACGATGATCTTGCCCTGATTAGATTAAATGAAGCTACACCAGTTATTGGAGATCTAGCAATGGAAACTATAACTGAAACTGTGATTACAGAATCAACTATGATTGGCCATGATCCCTGGACTCCAGGAGGAATTGGTTTGGGTGTTGGAGTTACAACACTTGTCGATGATATTGATGACTGCAAGGCAGGTGATGATGTTATACTTATCATTCCAGGATCAGTTGATTTTGCTGATGCTGCAAATATCATTAATCAGGCTAAAGAAAGAGGGGTTAATGTAAATGGTGCAGTTGCTCAAAAAGATGATGCAGTTTTAATTGTAAATCGTCTTGATGAGACAATCCCTGTGATTGATGAGGTTAAATATATTGATCGGATTCCACTTGCTAAAAAAGCTGCTGTAGAGGTTGCAAGACCGGGAGGAACAATTGATAAACTTTCGAATCCCTATGGTATAGCTACGATCTTTGATCTTGATTCTGAAGACACCAAACATATTTTTCCAGTGGCAAGGTCGTTGATTGGTAACAGATCTGCAGTGGTTATTAGGACACCAGCAGGGGATATTGAAGAACGAAAAATACCGGCTGGAGAAATAGTGATAATTGGTGATAGAGGAAAATCAGAAATTGGTATAGATGCAGGAGCAGAAGAGATCATGGATTCTCTTGAGAAAATACATCCCATAGAAGATGTTAAAGGTCAGCCTGGAACTAATGTTGGTGGAATGCTTGATAGAGTTAAAGTAACTATGAGTAAAGTTACAGATCAACCACTTGAAGACATTAGAATAAAGGATATATTAGCAGTAAATACCTTTGTTCCTAAAGAAGTAAAAGGTGGCCTGGCTGAAGAATATGCTATGGAAAATGCTGTTGGTCTGGCTGCAATGGTTAAAACAAGTCAGCTGCCGATGCGCAAGATAGCAGATAAACTTGAAGATGAAACAAATGTTGAGGTTGAGATAGCTGGTGTTGAAGCCAATATGGCAATATTGGGTGCTTTAACAACACCGGGTACAGATAAACCTTTCGTTATCCTGGATATGGGTGGTGGCTCAACTGATGCTGCAATGGTTACCAACAGAGATAATATTTACACTACTCATCTTGCTGGTGCCGGAGATATGACTTCACTTTTAATTAATATAGAACTTGGCTTAGGAGATATAAATCTTGCAGAATTAATCAAGAAAAATCCTCTGGCTAAAGTAGAAAGTGTTTTCCATGTCAGGCATGAAGATGGAAGTGTTAGTTTCTTTGATGAGCCCCTTGCACCTAAGCTTTTCGGTAGGGTTATAATTCTCAGTGATGACGATAAAATACCAATACCTACAGATCATTCTCTTGATAAGATACGCCAGGTGCGAAGAGATGCTAAAAATGATGTTTTTGTTCGCAATTCAATCAGAGCATTAAAACGGATTATTCCAACTGGAAATATCAGAGATATAGATTTTGTAGTAATGGTCGGTGGCTCAGCAATTGATTTTGAAATACCTACTATGATTTCCAATCAACTTTCAGAATATGGAGTGGTTGCAGGTCGTGGTAATATAAGAGGTGTTATGGGACCTCGAAATGCTGTAGCAACTGGTCTGGTTCTTTCCTATTTGGAAACGGAGGGAAGTGTAATAGATGAGTAA
- a CDS encoding glycerol dehydratase reactivase beta/small subunit family protein: MSNQSQKPSVNIGVQKEYEENSLFRNLCYGLEEEGIPYQFFLSDDKNVHKLANDAANESRLNVGVGIGDQDNIIIQHKKLNIDQPFLEKKVDEDFQAKIMGSNAARLVKGIPIKDIPLEDEYSRNSIPEQKREDIVKEINKANDTAKNTTTTKINKETNNETKEEKPVNQAQNAEINSDDVERITKLVLEALKDS, translated from the coding sequence ATGAGTAATCAATCTCAAAAGCCTTCTGTGAATATAGGAGTACAGAAAGAGTATGAAGAAAATAGCCTTTTCAGAAATCTATGTTATGGTCTGGAAGAAGAAGGAATACCATATCAATTCTTTTTAAGTGATGATAAAAACGTCCATAAACTTGCCAATGATGCGGCAAACGAATCTCGTTTAAATGTGGGTGTTGGAATCGGTGATCAGGACAATATCATAATTCAGCATAAAAAACTGAATATTGATCAGCCATTTTTAGAGAAAAAAGTTGATGAGGACTTTCAGGCTAAGATTATGGGCTCTAATGCAGCTCGTCTGGTAAAAGGTATTCCAATTAAAGATATTCCTTTAGAAGATGAATACAGCAGAAACTCTATTCCAGAACAAAAAAGAGAAGATATAGTTAAAGAAATAAATAAAGCAAACGATACAGCAAAAAACACAACAACTACTAAAATAAATAAAGAAACAAATAATGAGACTAAAGAAGAAAAACCAGTTAATCAAGCCCAGAATGCAGAAATCAACTCAGATGATGTCGAAAGAATAACTAAACTGGTACTTGAAGCACTAAAAGATAGCTAG
- a CDS encoding BMC domain-containing protein — MSRTAIGLVETRGLLPAYEAVDVAAKSANVELIGYEISRGGMIIIKISGDIGAVKSAIDAAKTAASKLGKVYSAHVIPRPAKDIHEKLIYTDDTVGYQKDDVDDQSTVEEIDQEKTEDQAVEEVVEETEAEETSSEEEAETVESEEEEELEDSEDEEICNICEDPNCPRTKGDLRTDCIHYDEIIGDDE, encoded by the coding sequence ATGTCCAGAACTGCAATTGGTTTGGTTGAAACCCGTGGTTTATTACCTGCATATGAAGCAGTAGATGTAGCTGCAAAATCAGCCAATGTTGAGCTTATTGGTTATGAAATAAGCCGTGGAGGTATGATAATTATCAAAATATCCGGTGATATTGGAGCAGTTAAATCGGCGATTGATGCTGCCAAAACTGCTGCATCCAAACTGGGCAAGGTTTATTCTGCTCATGTTATTCCAAGACCGGCTAAAGATATTCACGAAAAACTCATCTATACAGATGATACAGTTGGATATCAAAAAGATGATGTTGATGATCAATCTACGGTAGAAGAAATAGATCAAGAAAAAACTGAAGATCAAGCTGTAGAAGAAGTTGTAGAAGAAACTGAGGCTGAAGAAACTTCTTCTGAAGAAGAGGCTGAAACAGTTGAAAGTGAAGAAGAGGAAGAATTAGAGGATTCAGAAGATGAAGAAATTTGCAATATCTGTGAAGATCCTAATTGTCCTCGTACTAAAGGTGATTTAAGAACAGATTGTATACACTATGATGAAATCATAGGTGATGATGAATAA
- a CDS encoding BMC domain-containing protein: protein MSGEALGLIETKGFVGAIEAADAMVKAANVSLVGYEKIGSGLITVMVKGDVGATKAATDAGAAAAGRVGELISVHVIPRPHTDVDAILPQMAKDKLDESQL, encoded by the coding sequence ATGAGTGGTGAAGCTTTAGGTTTGATTGAAACTAAAGGTTTTGTTGGAGCAATTGAAGCTGCAGATGCTATGGTTAAAGCAGCAAATGTTAGTCTGGTAGGATATGAAAAGATAGGTTCTGGACTAATTACCGTTATGGTAAAAGGTGATGTTGGAGCTACAAAAGCTGCTACAGATGCTGGTGCAGCTGCTGCAGGTAGAGTAGGAGAACTAATCTCCGTTCACGTAATTCCAAGACCACATACCGATGTTGACGCTATTTTACCACAAATGGCTAAAGATAAATTAGACGAATCACAATTATAA
- the eutJ gene encoding ethanolamine utilization protein EutJ has product MDKYVEKANMTLDILAGLIDDKPESLDYQGKIKAGVDLGTANLVLTLLDEDNNPILAASQTGTVVRDGLVVDYIGALRMVKSMKAELESILNREIEFAATAVPPGTGDRDVDTFKNVVQGAGFTVSNVVDEPSAAAAVLGIERGVVVDIGGGTTGISIMQNKEVVYTADEATGGTHLNLVIAGGLGVSVEKAEQIKRDPQRTDEIFPMVIPVIEKIASIINNHIGRYKAETVYLVGGTSAIDGIEDILEQRTGLKIIKPSQTLLVTPLGIAMNCK; this is encoded by the coding sequence ATGGATAAATATGTTGAGAAGGCAAATATGACATTAGATATTCTTGCGGGTTTAATAGATGATAAACCTGAAAGTTTAGACTACCAGGGTAAAATAAAGGCTGGAGTTGACCTTGGTACAGCAAATTTAGTATTAACACTTTTGGATGAAGATAATAATCCCATTTTAGCTGCAAGTCAAACAGGTACAGTTGTCAGAGATGGACTTGTTGTAGATTATATTGGGGCTCTCAGGATGGTTAAAAGTATGAAAGCAGAGCTCGAATCAATCTTAAATAGAGAGATAGAATTTGCTGCAACAGCCGTTCCACCTGGAACCGGTGATAGGGATGTTGATACATTCAAAAATGTTGTTCAGGGAGCAGGATTTACGGTAAGTAATGTTGTTGATGAACCATCTGCTGCCGCTGCTGTACTTGGTATTGAAAGAGGTGTTGTAGTAGATATAGGTGGTGGGACTACCGGGATTTCTATTATGCAGAATAAAGAGGTTGTTTATACTGCTGATGAAGCAACTGGTGGAACTCATTTAAATCTTGTTATTGCTGGTGGACTTGGAGTCAGTGTAGAAAAAGCAGAACAAATAAAAAGAGATCCCCAGCGGACAGATGAGATCTTTCCCATGGTTATACCTGTAATCGAAAAGATTGCCTCGATCATTAATAATCATATAGGTCGCTATAAGGCAGAAACAGTTTATCTTGTTGGTGGTACTAGTGCTATTGATGGGATTGAAGATATTCTTGAGCAAAGAACAGGCTTAAAAATTATAAAACCTTCTCAAACTTTATTGGTAACTCCCCTCGGTATTGCCATGAATTGCAAATAG
- a CDS encoding flavoprotein: MLEVTEELITRLVKEVLESLNNEISQKKNIIALFTGGKVDCEKSLSQLKKIDKQFSVNWQLMFSQSAKSVLDYEYIASELGVENFLEENSFACLEDADLIVVPVLTRNTAAKISAHFADTTLIDLIFHGLMAGIPVVAARNAADLSSDIWAELGMDKIPPALLEENQKQLRKIESYGIQLIEAEAISQTVQRLLGQTEKSSAGQKSNKKVESKNTDNNTINNSIYLDSKVLTYRDINPLADEIEIVYVKENAIITPYARDVAQNKGMIICSQPE; this comes from the coding sequence ATGTTAGAAGTAACAGAAGAATTGATCACTAGATTAGTCAAAGAGGTTTTAGAATCTCTTAACAATGAAATATCTCAAAAAAAGAATATAATAGCTCTTTTTACTGGGGGTAAAGTAGATTGTGAAAAATCTTTATCACAATTGAAAAAAATTGATAAACAATTTTCTGTAAATTGGCAGCTCATGTTTTCTCAAAGTGCAAAAAGTGTACTTGATTATGAGTATATTGCCTCAGAATTAGGAGTTGAAAATTTTTTAGAAGAAAATTCTTTTGCCTGTCTTGAGGATGCAGACTTGATTGTGGTTCCTGTTTTAACAAGGAATACCGCAGCTAAGATTTCTGCTCATTTTGCTGATACAACTTTAATTGACTTGATTTTTCATGGGCTGATGGCTGGCATACCAGTCGTAGCTGCTCGAAATGCTGCTGATTTAAGCAGTGATATCTGGGCAGAACTTGGGATGGATAAGATTCCACCTGCTTTATTAGAGGAGAACCAGAAACAGCTGAGAAAAATCGAGAGTTATGGTATTCAGTTAATAGAAGCAGAAGCTATCTCTCAAACAGTTCAAAGATTGCTTGGTCAGACTGAAAAAAGTTCTGCCGGGCAAAAATCGAATAAAAAAGTTGAAAGCAAAAATACAGATAATAATACTATTAATAATTCTATCTATCTCGACAGTAAGGTTTTAACCTACAGGGATATTAATCCTCTTGCTGACGAAATTGAAATAGTATATGTAAAAGAAAATGCAATAATTACTCCTTATGCCCGTGATGTGGCACAAAACAAAGGAATGATAATATGTTCTCAGCCAGAGTAG
- a CDS encoding EutN/CcmL family microcompartment protein, which produces MFSARVVGNVVATQKDKGLVGTKLLIVCPLYEEFKKEKCLVAVDSVGAGIGETVLVASGSGARKTNQFEGSPVDLAIVGIIDEIELDESSF; this is translated from the coding sequence ATGTTCTCAGCCAGAGTAGTTGGTAATGTTGTTGCTACCCAAAAAGACAAAGGTCTTGTTGGAACTAAACTGCTGATAGTTTGCCCACTTTATGAAGAATTTAAAAAAGAAAAGTGTCTGGTGGCAGTTGATAGTGTTGGTGCTGGAATTGGTGAAACAGTTTTAGTTGCCAGTGGTAGTGGTGCTCGTAAGACAAATCAATTTGAAGGTAGTCCTGTTGATCTTGCTATTGTTGGTATAATTGACGAAATTGAACTGGATGAATCCAGTTTTTAG
- a CDS encoding cob(I)yrinic acid a,c-diamide adenosyltransferase — protein sequence MSSIATKRGDKGKTSLLSGERVLKSDPQVEAYGVIDELNSWLGLARVKCDYSDIKEIIYKIQKDLFILAGELASRQKEAKDQIGKSHLDYLESNLECYQAEFNFTGFTVPGQSELGSYLDISRTICRRAERRIAAAEEENNITFSELVHKYVNRLSDVIYILSRTADKRELVTAVTEEVIKAMESEEN from the coding sequence ATGTCATCTATAGCCACCAAAAGAGGTGACAAAGGCAAAACAAGTCTTCTCAGTGGTGAAAGAGTTTTAAAATCAGATCCCCAGGTAGAAGCATATGGTGTAATTGATGAACTTAATTCCTGGCTGGGTCTAGCCAGGGTAAAATGTGATTATTCCGATATTAAAGAAATAATCTATAAGATCCAGAAGGATCTATTTATTCTTGCTGGAGAACTTGCTTCCAGGCAAAAAGAAGCTAAAGATCAAATTGGAAAAAGTCATTTAGATTATTTAGAAAGTAATCTTGAATGCTATCAGGCTGAGTTCAATTTTACAGGATTTACAGTACCAGGGCAAAGTGAGCTGGGAAGCTACTTAGATATATCAAGAACTATATGTCGCAGAGCTGAAAGAAGAATTGCAGCTGCTGAAGAAGAAAATAATATTACTTTCTCTGAGTTAGTTCACAAATATGTAAATAGATTATCTGATGTAATCTATATTTTAAGCCGGACTGCAGATAAAAGAGAATTAGTTACTGCAGTTACTGAAGAAGTTATAAAGGCCATGGAAAGTGAGGAGAATTAA
- a CDS encoding GlcG/HbpS family heme-binding protein, producing MKITLDIAEKIAQKCVDKAEEINVPMIISIMGDDGRLIVFKKMNNALPVSIKISQAKAYTAYALKMRSDELGKLSQPGEMLYGIDTVCDDIVLFGGGIPLKVKGELVGSIGVSGGSVEEDMTVAEAGEEFFNNRYTSN from the coding sequence ATGAAAATTACTCTTGATATTGCAGAAAAAATTGCTCAAAAATGTGTTGATAAGGCAGAAGAGATCAATGTACCCATGATTATCTCCATAATGGGTGATGACGGTAGATTGATAGTTTTCAAAAAAATGAATAATGCTCTTCCAGTAAGTATAAAAATCTCTCAGGCTAAAGCTTATACTGCTTATGCTTTAAAAATGAGATCTGATGAACTGGGCAAACTGTCTCAACCAGGTGAAATGCTTTATGGAATAGATACAGTTTGTGATGATATAGTTCTCTTTGGTGGAGGAATTCCGCTTAAAGTTAAAGGAGAACTCGTTGGATCAATCGGTGTAAGTGGAGGCTCAGTAGAAGAAGATATGACTGTTGCTGAAGCCGGCGAAGAGTTCTTTAATAATAGATATACCAGCAATTAG
- a CDS encoding aldehyde dehydrogenase family protein gives MDINKDELAKIIDEVVKALDDNVCERNSESAGDYGVFKTMDQAIAAAEKAQTELQTNFSVQEREVLIKAMREEIKKHVEKMAKMSVEETGMGRPEDKVVKITLATDKTPGTEDLRTEAYSGRDGLSILEEAPFGVICSVTPSTNPAPTIINNSISMIASCNSVVFNPHPVAKGVSQYAMKQLNKAIINAGGPANLLTAVEKPTLQTVEECMHDDRVTMLVVTGGHGVVKAALSSGKKAIGAGAGNPPVLVDDTVDIAKAASDIVKGSSIDNNVLCTSEKAIVALDSIADQLIDCMEAENAQFVDNPKAIENIVINEDGTVNKEYIGKDASYILESAGIKPKNKDVRLAIIDVDIDHPIVRKEQLMPVLPLVRAKNFEEAMEMGVKIENKNRHSAIIHSKNVDHLTAFAKKIGTTIYVKNAPSYAGLGAGGEGFSSFTIAGPTGEGITSARTFTRKRRCILVDGFSII, from the coding sequence ATGGACATAAATAAAGATGAACTTGCTAAAATAATAGATGAAGTTGTTAAAGCATTGGATGATAATGTTTGTGAAAGAAATTCTGAATCAGCAGGTGATTATGGTGTCTTCAAGACTATGGATCAAGCAATTGCTGCTGCAGAAAAAGCCCAGACAGAACTGCAGACTAACTTCTCAGTTCAGGAAAGAGAAGTATTGATCAAGGCAATGCGGGAAGAAATCAAAAAACATGTTGAAAAAATGGCCAAAATGTCTGTTGAAGAAACAGGGATGGGTCGTCCTGAGGATAAGGTTGTTAAGATTACTCTAGCAACTGATAAAACTCCGGGTACAGAAGATTTAAGAACCGAAGCTTACAGTGGTAGAGATGGATTGAGTATTTTAGAAGAAGCTCCTTTTGGAGTTATCTGCTCAGTTACTCCATCTACCAATCCAGCCCCAACAATTATCAACAACTCTATCAGCATGATTGCTTCCTGTAATAGTGTTGTCTTTAACCCCCATCCTGTAGCAAAAGGTGTTTCGCAATATGCTATGAAACAGTTAAATAAAGCGATAATTAATGCAGGTGGACCGGCTAACCTATTAACAGCTGTTGAAAAACCAACTTTACAGACAGTAGAAGAATGTATGCATGATGACAGAGTTACAATGTTAGTAGTAACTGGAGGTCATGGGGTCGTAAAAGCTGCTTTAAGTTCAGGTAAAAAAGCAATTGGTGCAGGAGCAGGTAACCCACCTGTTTTAGTTGATGATACTGTTGATATTGCAAAAGCTGCCAGTGACATAGTTAAAGGCTCCAGCATTGATAATAATGTTTTATGTACTTCAGAAAAAGCTATTGTAGCTTTAGATTCAATTGCAGATCAATTGATTGACTGTATGGAGGCTGAAAATGCCCAATTTGTTGATAATCCAAAAGCGATTGAAAACATAGTTATTAATGAAGATGGAACAGTTAATAAAGAGTATATAGGTAAAGACGCTTCTTATATCTTAGAAAGTGCTGGAATAAAGCCAAAGAACAAAGATGTACGTCTGGCTATAATCGACGTAGATATAGATCATCCTATAGTTAGAAAAGAACAATTGATGCCTGTTTTACCACTTGTAAGAGCTAAAAACTTTGAAGAAGCAATGGAGATGGGTGTAAAAATAGAAAATAAAAATCGTCATTCAGCGATAATTCATTCCAAAAATGTAGATCACTTAACAGCTTTTGCTAAAAAAATTGGAACCACTATCTATGTTAAAAATGCTCCTTCTTATGCAGGTTTAGGTGCTGGTGGAGAAGGATTTTCTTCCTTTACTATCGCCGGACCAACTGGTGAAGGAATCACTTCAGCTAGAACATTCACCAGAAAGAGAAGATGTATTTTAGTAGATGGATTCTCCATAATATAA